In a single window of the Nocardioides sp. L-11A genome:
- a CDS encoding SDR family oxidoreductase gives MTAMRPEQPTPDYVPGHDLLGGKVVVVTAAAGAGIGAAVVRRALEEGAKAVVFSDTHARRLQEAEEALAAEFGAERVRQLVCDVTKEEDVQALLDAADELGGVDVMINNAGLGGTDSILEVTDETWNRVIDITLTGTMRVTRAVGQRFAASGRKGVIVNNASVIGWRAQEGQAHYAAAKAGVMALTRCSALDLAPHGIRVNAVSPSLAMHPFLEKVTSPELLAELKQREAFGRAAAPWEVANVMVFLASDYSSYLTGEVISVSSQHA, from the coding sequence ATGACCGCCATGCGACCCGAGCAGCCCACGCCCGACTACGTCCCGGGCCACGACCTGCTCGGCGGCAAGGTGGTCGTCGTGACCGCGGCCGCCGGTGCGGGCATCGGTGCCGCGGTCGTGCGACGGGCCCTGGAGGAGGGTGCGAAGGCGGTCGTGTTCAGCGACACCCACGCCCGCCGCCTGCAGGAGGCCGAGGAGGCGTTGGCTGCCGAGTTCGGCGCCGAGCGGGTCCGCCAGCTGGTCTGCGACGTGACCAAGGAGGAGGACGTCCAGGCGCTCCTCGACGCGGCCGACGAGCTCGGCGGGGTCGACGTGATGATCAACAACGCCGGCCTCGGCGGCACCGACTCGATCCTCGAGGTCACCGACGAGACCTGGAACCGGGTCATCGACATCACCCTGACCGGCACGATGCGGGTCACCCGCGCCGTCGGTCAGCGGTTCGCGGCGTCCGGGCGGAAGGGGGTCATCGTCAACAACGCCTCCGTGATCGGCTGGCGCGCCCAGGAGGGCCAGGCCCACTACGCCGCGGCGAAGGCCGGTGTCATGGCGCTCACCCGCTGCTCCGCCCTCGACCTCGCGCCGCACGGCATCCGGGTCAACGCCGTCTCACCCAGCCTCGCCATGCATCCGTTCCTGGAGAAGGTCACCTCGCCGGAGCTGCTCGCCGAGCTCAAGCAGCGCGAGGCGTTCGGCCGCGCGGCCGCGCCCTGGGAGGTCGCGAACGTGATGGTCTTCCTCGCCAGCGACTACTCGTCGTACCTCACCGGCGAGGTCATCTCCGTCAGCAGCCAGCACGCCTGA
- a CDS encoding acyl-CoA dehydrogenase family protein codes for MHFELSEEQAELAATVRGLLDKRADSAAVRAASVSETGHDEALWAMLCDQIGVAALAVPEEYDGVGASFFETAVVLEELGRTLAPSPLLATAVATEALLAGGTEEAKGRLLPRLAAGEIGTVALDEGPLLDGDRAAVVLAVRGDDLVEVSGARATWVESMDQSIRLARLDLAGAQLTAVGDGAAARARAELVGSAAATALAVGLADRALRMTVDYSKERVQFGRPIGSFQALKHRLADLLARVEMSRSAGWAAAYALADPASDVEEAAFLTHAAASYALETATLAASECIQLHGGIAITWEHDAHLVFKRAHALGQLYGAPHRHRAAIGL; via the coding sequence ATGCACTTCGAGCTGAGCGAGGAGCAGGCCGAGCTGGCGGCGACCGTGCGCGGCCTGCTCGACAAGCGGGCCGACTCGGCCGCGGTGCGTGCGGCGTCGGTCTCGGAGACCGGCCACGACGAGGCCCTGTGGGCGATGCTGTGCGACCAGATCGGGGTCGCGGCGCTCGCCGTGCCGGAGGAGTACGACGGCGTCGGAGCGAGCTTCTTCGAGACCGCCGTGGTGCTCGAGGAGCTCGGTCGCACGCTCGCCCCGAGTCCGCTCCTGGCGACCGCCGTCGCCACCGAGGCGCTGCTCGCCGGCGGCACCGAGGAGGCGAAGGGACGACTGCTCCCCCGGCTCGCGGCCGGGGAGATCGGCACCGTGGCCCTCGACGAGGGTCCGCTCCTCGACGGCGACCGGGCCGCGGTGGTCCTCGCGGTCCGCGGCGACGACCTGGTCGAGGTGAGCGGCGCGCGTGCCACCTGGGTCGAGTCGATGGACCAGAGCATCCGGCTGGCCCGGCTGGACCTGGCCGGCGCTCAGCTCACCGCGGTCGGCGACGGCGCCGCCGCCCGGGCCCGGGCGGAGCTGGTCGGCAGCGCCGCCGCGACCGCGCTCGCGGTGGGCCTCGCCGACCGCGCCCTGCGGATGACCGTCGACTACAGCAAGGAGCGGGTGCAGTTCGGGCGTCCGATCGGCTCCTTCCAGGCGCTCAAACACCGCCTGGCCGACCTGCTGGCACGGGTCGAGATGTCCCGCTCCGCCGGGTGGGCCGCCGCCTACGCCCTGGCCGACCCGGCCTCGGACGTCGAGGAGGCCGCGTTCCTGACCCACGCCGCGGCGTCGTACGCGCTCGAGACGGCGACACTCGCGGCGAGCGAGTGCATCCAGCTGCACGGCGGCATCGCGATCACCTGGGAGCACGACGCCCATCTGGTGTTCAAGCGGGCGCACGCACTCGGGCAGCTGTACGGCGCGCCGCACCGGCACCGGGCGGCCATCGGGCTCTGA
- a CDS encoding VOC family protein gives MIDHLGINCADLEASKSFYDSVLAPLGYARVMDFGVACGYGVEGDPAFWLSTYDDMPEAQREVHVAFKAADVAAIHAFHDAAVAAGAEVLHAPRPFPEYHPGYYGVFVRDLDGNNVEAVTHGYVAEG, from the coding sequence ATGATCGATCACCTCGGCATCAACTGCGCCGACCTCGAAGCGTCCAAGTCCTTCTACGACTCCGTCCTCGCCCCGCTCGGCTATGCGCGGGTCATGGATTTCGGTGTGGCCTGCGGCTACGGCGTCGAGGGCGACCCCGCGTTCTGGCTGAGCACCTACGACGACATGCCGGAGGCCCAGCGCGAGGTCCACGTCGCGTTCAAGGCCGCCGACGTCGCCGCCATTCACGCCTTCCACGACGCCGCGGTCGCCGCCGGCGCCGAGGTGCTGCACGCGCCGCGTCCGTTCCCGGAGTACCACCCCGGGTACTACGGCGTCTTCGTCCGCGATCTCGACGGCAACAACGTCGAGGCGGTCACCCACGGCTACGTCGCCGAGGGCTGA
- a CDS encoding flavin reductase family protein translates to MPAENQDPSGDAIPDGISPDARATWPHPELIQSWLGDAEVDFELRPGEEVAVHDDPEAQAAARRFRDVLGCFASGIAVITTMSDGEPVGLTCQSFSSVSLDPPLVTFIPARSSRAWPLIHRAGRFCVNILAADQEHVSGQMATKGADKFAGIDWTPATATGSPVIAGTLAHLDCTIHAVYEGGDHFIVVGRVEHLEAHADDAAVVEPLLYFKGRYRTTES, encoded by the coding sequence GTGCCGGCAGAGAACCAGGACCCGTCCGGGGACGCGATCCCCGACGGGATCAGCCCCGACGCGCGGGCGACCTGGCCGCACCCCGAGCTGATCCAGTCCTGGCTGGGTGACGCCGAGGTCGACTTCGAGCTGCGACCGGGCGAGGAGGTCGCGGTCCACGACGACCCCGAGGCCCAGGCCGCGGCGCGCCGGTTCCGCGATGTGCTCGGCTGCTTCGCCTCCGGCATCGCCGTCATCACGACGATGAGCGACGGCGAGCCGGTGGGCCTGACCTGCCAGTCCTTCTCGAGCGTCTCCCTCGACCCGCCCCTGGTGACCTTCATCCCCGCCCGCTCGTCGCGCGCGTGGCCGCTGATCCATCGTGCCGGGCGGTTCTGCGTCAATATCCTCGCGGCCGACCAGGAGCATGTCTCCGGGCAGATGGCGACCAAGGGCGCCGACAAGTTCGCCGGCATCGACTGGACACCCGCGACGGCCACCGGCTCGCCGGTCATCGCGGGGACGCTCGCGCACCTCGACTGCACGATCCATGCGGTCTACGAGGGCGGAGACCACTTCATCGTGGTCGGCAGGGTCGAGCACCTCGAGGCCCACGCCGACGACGCCGCCGTCGTCGAGCCGCTGCTCTACTTCAAGGGCCGCTACCGCACCACCGAGTCGTGA
- a CDS encoding acyl-CoA dehydrogenase family protein: MDLHLSESESAFQAEAWAWLAANVPAEPLPSLDTPDGFRLHQEWEARLAAARWSVVSWPAAYHGRDASLVEWVVFEEEYYRAGAPLRVSQNGIFLLAPIIFEHGTPEQQDRFLPTMATGERIWAQCWSEPEAGSDLASLRSTARRDDARGGWVLNGQKIWCSRAALAHWGFGLFRSDPEAQKHAGLTYFLFPLDADGVTVRPIAQLDGEAGFAEVFFDDVFVPDADVLGAPGDGWRVAMSTAGNERGLSLRSPGRFTAAADRLLALYDERPDPRVADRVVDAWLKAEAYRLYTWGTVTRLREGGDIGAAGSVNKVWWSELDVALHETALDLLGADAELASAWLDGYTFSLSGPIYAGTNEIQRNIIAERILGLPREPKGAQR, encoded by the coding sequence ATGGATCTCCACCTGAGCGAGTCCGAGTCGGCCTTCCAGGCCGAGGCCTGGGCCTGGCTGGCCGCCAACGTGCCCGCCGAGCCGCTGCCGTCCCTCGACACCCCGGACGGCTTCCGGCTCCACCAGGAGTGGGAGGCCAGGCTCGCCGCCGCCCGCTGGTCGGTCGTGTCCTGGCCCGCGGCGTACCACGGTCGCGACGCGTCACTGGTCGAGTGGGTGGTCTTCGAGGAGGAGTACTACCGGGCCGGCGCTCCGCTGCGCGTCTCGCAGAACGGGATCTTCCTACTCGCGCCGATCATCTTCGAGCACGGCACCCCCGAGCAGCAGGACCGGTTCCTGCCCACGATGGCGACCGGTGAGCGGATCTGGGCGCAGTGCTGGAGCGAGCCCGAGGCCGGCTCCGACCTCGCCTCGCTGCGGTCCACAGCGCGCCGCGACGACGCGCGCGGCGGCTGGGTCCTCAACGGCCAGAAGATCTGGTGCTCGCGCGCGGCCCTCGCCCACTGGGGGTTCGGCCTGTTCCGCAGCGACCCGGAGGCCCAGAAGCATGCCGGGCTCACCTACTTCCTGTTCCCGCTCGACGCCGACGGAGTCACGGTCCGCCCGATCGCGCAGCTCGACGGCGAGGCCGGCTTCGCCGAGGTCTTCTTCGACGACGTCTTCGTCCCCGACGCCGACGTGCTCGGCGCGCCCGGCGACGGCTGGCGGGTCGCGATGAGCACCGCGGGCAACGAGCGCGGCCTCTCGCTGCGCTCCCCCGGCCGCTTCACCGCCGCGGCCGACCGCCTGCTGGCGCTGTACGACGAGCGGCCCGATCCTCGCGTCGCCGACCGCGTGGTCGACGCCTGGCTCAAGGCCGAGGCCTACCGCCTGTACACGTGGGGCACGGTGACGAGGCTGCGCGAAGGCGGCGACATCGGCGCGGCCGGCTCGGTCAACAAGGTCTGGTGGAGCGAGCTCGACGTGGCTCTCCACGAGACCGCCCTCGATCTGCTCGGTGCCGACGCCGAGCTCGCGTCGGCCTGGCTCGACGGCTACACCTTCTCGTTGTCCGGGCCGATCTACGCCGGCACCAACGAGATCCAGCGCAACATCATCGCGGAGCGGATCCTCGGACTCCCGCGCGAGCCGAAGGGAGCCCAGCGATGA
- a CDS encoding acetyl-CoA C-acetyltransferase: MAEAFIIDAVRTAVGKRGGALAGVHSADLAAHSLGALVERTGIDAGAVDDVILGCCDTIGSQAGDIARTAWLVAGLPDHVPGVTIDRQCGSSQQAVHFAAQGVMSGTQDLVVAGGVQNMSAIPISAAMLVGQQYGFSTPFAESPGWLKRYGDQEVSQFRSAEMIAEKWDISREDMERFALASHERARAAIDAGRFRAEIAPYVLEDGTVVDTDQCPRDTSLEKMAGLEPLAPGGRITAGVASQICDGSAAILVASEQAVREHGLTPRARIVHLSVRGDDPVWMLTGPIPATKHALAKAGMTIDDIDVFECNEAFASVALAWMKEIGAPHEKVNVNGGGIALGHPIGATGARLMTTLLSELERTGGRYGLQTMCEGGGQANVTIIERL, translated from the coding sequence ATGGCCGAGGCCTTCATCATCGACGCGGTCCGCACCGCCGTGGGCAAGCGCGGCGGCGCGCTGGCCGGCGTCCACTCCGCCGACCTGGCCGCCCACTCCCTCGGTGCGCTCGTCGAGCGCACCGGGATCGACGCCGGCGCCGTGGACGACGTGATCCTCGGCTGCTGCGACACCATCGGCTCGCAGGCCGGCGACATCGCCCGGACGGCGTGGCTGGTCGCGGGCCTGCCCGACCACGTCCCCGGCGTCACGATCGACCGCCAGTGCGGCTCCTCGCAGCAGGCCGTGCACTTCGCCGCGCAGGGCGTCATGTCCGGCACCCAGGACCTGGTGGTCGCGGGCGGCGTGCAGAACATGAGCGCGATCCCGATCTCCGCGGCGATGCTGGTGGGCCAGCAGTACGGCTTCTCCACGCCGTTCGCCGAGTCGCCGGGCTGGCTGAAGAGGTACGGCGACCAGGAGGTCAGCCAGTTCCGCTCCGCCGAGATGATCGCGGAGAAGTGGGACATCTCGCGCGAGGACATGGAGCGCTTCGCCCTGGCGTCGCACGAGCGCGCCCGGGCCGCTATCGACGCCGGGAGGTTCCGAGCCGAGATCGCGCCGTACGTCCTCGAGGACGGCACCGTCGTCGACACCGACCAGTGCCCGCGCGACACCTCGCTCGAGAAGATGGCCGGCCTCGAGCCGCTCGCCCCGGGCGGGCGGATCACCGCCGGCGTCGCCTCGCAGATCTGCGACGGCTCGGCCGCGATCCTGGTCGCCTCCGAGCAGGCGGTGCGCGAGCACGGGCTCACGCCGCGGGCCCGGATCGTGCACCTCTCGGTCCGCGGCGACGACCCGGTGTGGATGCTGACCGGCCCGATCCCCGCGACGAAGCACGCGCTGGCGAAGGCCGGCATGACCATCGACGACATCGACGTCTTCGAGTGCAACGAGGCGTTCGCCTCCGTCGCGCTCGCGTGGATGAAGGAGATCGGCGCGCCGCACGAGAAGGTCAACGTCAACGGCGGCGGCATCGCGCTGGGTCATCCGATCGGCGCGACCGGCGCCCGGCTGATGACCACCCTGCTCAGCGAGCTGGAGCGCACGGGCGGGCGCTACGGGCTGCAGACCATGTGCGAGGGCGGTGGGCAGGCGAACGTGACGATCATCGAGCGGCTCTGA
- a CDS encoding alpha/beta fold hydrolase has product MGRQELARFKEATRRSAQVKTEATGEITLNYYEAGTGEGRLPLVMLHGGGPGASSWSNFGPALEGFAAHYRTILVDQPGFGGSDKPPVVGNFYRFAADAVVALLDELGIEKVHLLGNSLGGGTAMRLALTYPDRVGRLVLMGPGGLSLNLFHADPTEGVQRLMDFGADPSRESLRAFISSMVVNQALVTDELVEERFADATAPGAQDAMRSMGMSFWNPETAEDGMLWREAHRLRKHTLLTWGREDRVNPLDGAFAALKLIPKAQLHVFPNCGHWAQIEAADEFREITVNFLNRHKERS; this is encoded by the coding sequence ATGGGTCGCCAAGAACTGGCACGGTTCAAGGAGGCCACCCGCCGCTCGGCGCAGGTCAAGACCGAGGCGACCGGCGAGATCACGCTCAACTACTACGAGGCGGGCACCGGCGAGGGCCGGCTGCCGCTGGTGATGCTGCACGGCGGCGGGCCCGGCGCGTCGTCCTGGTCGAACTTCGGCCCGGCGCTCGAGGGCTTCGCGGCGCACTACCGCACGATCCTGGTCGACCAGCCGGGCTTCGGCGGGTCGGACAAGCCGCCGGTGGTGGGCAACTTCTACCGGTTCGCGGCCGACGCGGTCGTCGCGCTGCTCGACGAGCTCGGCATCGAGAAGGTGCACCTGCTCGGCAACAGCCTCGGGGGCGGTACGGCGATGCGGCTCGCGCTGACCTATCCCGACCGGGTGGGCCGGCTGGTGCTCATGGGTCCCGGTGGGCTCTCGCTCAACCTCTTCCACGCCGACCCGACCGAGGGCGTGCAGCGGCTGATGGACTTCGGCGCCGATCCCAGTCGTGAGTCGCTGCGCGCCTTCATCTCCAGCATGGTCGTCAACCAGGCCCTGGTCACCGACGAGCTCGTCGAGGAGCGCTTCGCCGACGCCACCGCGCCCGGCGCGCAGGACGCGATGCGCTCGATGGGCATGTCGTTCTGGAACCCGGAGACCGCCGAGGACGGCATGCTCTGGCGCGAGGCGCACCGGCTGCGCAAGCACACCCTGCTGACCTGGGGCCGCGAGGACCGGGTCAACCCGCTCGACGGCGCGTTCGCGGCGCTCAAGCTGATCCCCAAGGCCCAGCTCCACGTCTTCCCGAACTGCGGCCACTGGGCCCAGATCGAGGCCGCCGACGAGTTCCGCGAGATCACCGTCAACTTCCTCAACCGTCACAAGGAGCGCTCCTGA
- a CDS encoding acyl-CoA dehydrogenase family protein: MRFELTTDQQDFAGSLEALLAAADTVAVARAWAAGDHAPGLRLWQRLADQGVTALLVPEDADGMGATPVELAVAFEALGRHAVPGPWVEAAAYLATELSGEARAAVAAGRVVTVAVPPHTPYALDADAAEIVYLAGSDGVRTASAGEPRTSVDRTRRLFPVTPGPVHDTADRAQEAFDLAVLATSAQLLGAGERVLADAVTYVKQRKQFGREIGSYQAIKHKLADVRIALDFARPLVSGAALDPTPRAVSAAKVACSDAAYLASRTGLQVHGAIGYTEEFDLSIWITRIRALVTAWGTPAFHRARILETLRSA; this comes from the coding sequence ATGAGGTTCGAGCTCACCACCGACCAGCAGGACTTCGCCGGGTCGCTGGAGGCGCTTCTCGCCGCCGCCGACACCGTCGCCGTCGCCCGGGCCTGGGCCGCGGGCGACCATGCGCCCGGCCTGCGGCTGTGGCAGCGTCTCGCCGACCAGGGCGTGACGGCCCTGCTCGTCCCCGAGGACGCCGACGGCATGGGCGCGACGCCGGTCGAGCTGGCGGTCGCCTTCGAGGCACTCGGCCGCCACGCCGTCCCCGGCCCCTGGGTCGAGGCCGCGGCCTATCTCGCCACCGAGCTGTCCGGCGAGGCCCGGGCCGCCGTCGCCGCGGGCCGCGTCGTGACCGTCGCCGTCCCGCCCCACACGCCCTACGCCCTCGACGCCGACGCCGCGGAGATCGTCTATCTCGCCGGCAGCGACGGCGTGCGTACGGCGAGCGCGGGCGAGCCCCGGACGTCGGTGGACCGGACCCGGCGGCTGTTCCCGGTCACCCCCGGACCGGTGCACGACACGGCCGACCGCGCCCAGGAGGCCTTCGACCTCGCCGTGCTCGCGACCTCCGCCCAGCTGCTCGGCGCCGGGGAGCGGGTGCTGGCCGACGCGGTGACCTATGTCAAGCAGCGCAAGCAGTTCGGCCGCGAGATCGGCTCCTACCAGGCGATCAAGCACAAGCTCGCCGACGTGCGGATCGCCCTCGACTTCGCCCGGCCGCTGGTGTCCGGAGCGGCACTCGACCCGACCCCTCGCGCGGTGTCCGCGGCGAAGGTCGCCTGCTCCGACGCCGCCTATCTCGCCTCGCGCACCGGGCTGCAGGTGCACGGCGCGATCGGCTACACCGAGGAGTTCGACCTGAGCATCTGGATCACCCGGATCCGGGCGCTCGTCACCGCCTGGGGCACGCCCGCCTTCCACCGGGCCCGGATCCTCGAGACGCTGCGGAGCGCCTGA
- a CDS encoding VOC family protein, translating into MSIDIKSMGYIRVASTDLDAWKTFAGKVLGLAEGRGPNPEHQYWRVDEVSARVVVFPSDVDQLDCTGWELADHQALQAAREHLQKAGVEFEEGTREELDERRVQELIRFRDPWDNVFELFHGITYEARPVVTPYAATFVTGDQGMGHIVVPVLDDVEALRFYTEVLGFRLRDSMSMPGEFVGKEPGSKVWLRFLGVNPRHHSLAFLPMPNPSKCVHVMLEVDELDHVGRALERVRKHKAPLSATLGRHMNDEMISFYVKSPGGFDVEFGTEGMTVDDDRWVARESTAVSYWGHDFSGGH; encoded by the coding sequence ATGTCGATCGACATCAAGTCCATGGGCTACATCCGGGTCGCGAGCACCGACCTGGACGCCTGGAAGACCTTCGCCGGGAAGGTCCTCGGCCTGGCCGAGGGGCGCGGACCGAACCCGGAGCACCAGTACTGGCGCGTCGACGAGGTCTCGGCGCGCGTGGTCGTGTTCCCCAGCGATGTCGACCAGCTCGACTGCACCGGCTGGGAGCTGGCCGACCACCAGGCCCTGCAGGCCGCCCGCGAGCACCTGCAGAAGGCCGGCGTCGAGTTCGAGGAGGGCACCCGGGAGGAGCTCGACGAGCGCAGGGTGCAGGAGCTGATCCGGTTCCGCGATCCCTGGGACAACGTCTTCGAGCTCTTCCACGGCATCACCTACGAGGCGCGGCCCGTCGTCACGCCGTACGCCGCCACGTTCGTGACCGGCGACCAGGGCATGGGCCACATCGTCGTCCCGGTGCTCGACGACGTCGAGGCGCTGCGCTTCTACACCGAGGTGCTCGGCTTCCGGCTGCGCGACTCGATGAGCATGCCGGGCGAGTTCGTCGGCAAGGAGCCGGGCAGCAAGGTCTGGCTGCGCTTCCTCGGCGTCAACCCGCGCCACCACTCGCTGGCGTTCCTGCCGATGCCCAACCCGAGCAAGTGCGTGCACGTGATGCTCGAGGTCGACGAGCTCGACCACGTCGGCCGCGCGCTGGAGCGGGTCCGCAAGCACAAGGCACCGCTGTCGGCGACCCTCGGACGGCACATGAACGACGAGATGATCTCGTTCTACGTCAAGTCGCCCGGCGGCTTCGACGTCGAGTTCGGCACCGAGGGGATGACCGTCGACGACGACCGCTGGGTCGCGCGCGAGTCCACGGCGGTGTCGTACTGGGGTCACGACTTCAGCGGCGGGCACTGA
- a CDS encoding PilZ domain-containing protein: protein MRQTAREVHPGVLQPVALTLRPTTGGPTAVSTKVLDLEPQPDGSTRLVVAPPAGLDPREHHLDGTVAWTYPLGRMECPVTTRPARRAYGDVWLLCPSAPATRLQQRAYFRARVAVPVLLRWERQEAEEPTELPGVVLDLSEGGLLATVRTPPPPVGSPVEATVRIDGDDLVQPAAVVRHVRFASGGLGVAVAFADPTVHGDRIRRLAFETERRRRHRG, encoded by the coding sequence ATGCGGCAGACGGCACGTGAGGTGCATCCCGGCGTGCTGCAGCCCGTCGCCCTCACCCTGCGGCCCACCACCGGCGGCCCGACGGCCGTGTCGACCAAGGTGCTCGATCTGGAACCCCAGCCCGACGGCTCGACCCGGCTCGTCGTCGCGCCGCCGGCCGGCCTGGACCCACGCGAGCACCACCTCGACGGCACGGTGGCCTGGACGTACCCGCTCGGGCGGATGGAGTGCCCGGTGACCACGCGCCCGGCGCGCCGTGCGTACGGCGACGTCTGGTTGTTGTGCCCCAGCGCTCCGGCGACCCGGCTCCAGCAGCGGGCGTACTTCCGCGCACGCGTGGCCGTCCCGGTGCTCCTCCGCTGGGAGAGGCAGGAGGCCGAGGAGCCGACCGAGCTGCCCGGCGTCGTCCTCGACCTCAGCGAGGGTGGCCTGCTGGCCACCGTCCGCACCCCGCCGCCGCCGGTCGGCAGCCCGGTCGAGGCGACGGTCCGCATCGACGGCGACGACCTCGTCCAGCCGGCCGCCGTCGTGCGGCACGTCCGCTTCGCGAGCGGCGGGCTCGGCGTCGCCGTCGCGTTCGCGGACCCGACCGTGCACGGCGACCGGATCCGGCGGCTGGCGTTCGAGACCGAGCGGCGCCGACGTCACCGCGGCTAG
- a CDS encoding acyl-CoA dehydrogenase family protein, translating into MNLTEGPEDRAFRAEIREWLGDHLAGEWAPLRGLGGPGREHEAHDERLAWNRHLAEHGWTAVGWPVEHGGRGLSLWQQVIFHEEYARANAPAGVNHLGEQLLGPTLIAFGTPEQQQRFLPEIVAVRELWAQGYSEPGAGSDLANVQTRARLDDATGAWVIDGQKVWTSLAHLSDWCFVVARTEAGSQRHQGLSFLLVPLRQDGVEVRPIEQLTGGSEFNEVFFTGARTAGDLVVGEPGRGWGVAMGLLGFERGVSTLGQTVGFARELDSVVARAKENGAIDDPVVRDRLAALKAELAVIRSYALRALALVDGGQDSAAGGGAGSIFKLAWARWHRTLGEVAMDVAGCEGMLARESATPYDLDDHQRLFLFSRADTIYGGSDEIQRNILAERVLGLPKEPRG; encoded by the coding sequence ATGAACCTGACCGAGGGCCCGGAGGACCGTGCGTTCCGCGCCGAGATCCGGGAGTGGCTGGGTGACCACCTCGCCGGCGAGTGGGCCCCGCTGCGCGGTCTGGGCGGCCCGGGCCGCGAGCACGAGGCCCACGACGAGCGGCTGGCCTGGAACCGGCACCTCGCCGAGCACGGCTGGACCGCGGTCGGCTGGCCGGTCGAGCACGGCGGCCGCGGGCTCTCCCTGTGGCAGCAGGTGATCTTCCACGAGGAGTACGCCCGGGCGAACGCGCCCGCCGGCGTCAACCATCTCGGCGAGCAGCTGCTCGGTCCGACCCTCATCGCTTTCGGCACGCCCGAGCAGCAGCAGCGGTTCCTGCCGGAGATCGTCGCGGTCCGCGAGCTGTGGGCGCAGGGCTACTCCGAGCCGGGTGCCGGCTCCGACCTCGCCAACGTCCAGACCCGGGCTCGCCTCGACGACGCCACCGGGGCGTGGGTGATCGACGGGCAGAAGGTGTGGACCTCGCTGGCGCACCTGTCCGACTGGTGCTTCGTGGTCGCCCGCACCGAGGCGGGCTCGCAGCGCCATCAGGGCCTGTCCTTCCTGCTCGTGCCGCTGCGCCAGGACGGCGTCGAGGTGCGCCCGATCGAGCAGCTGACCGGCGGCTCGGAGTTCAACGAGGTGTTCTTCACCGGCGCCCGGACGGCGGGCGACCTCGTCGTGGGCGAGCCCGGCCGCGGCTGGGGCGTGGCGATGGGTCTCCTCGGCTTCGAGCGCGGCGTCTCCACGCTCGGCCAGACCGTGGGCTTCGCCCGTGAGCTCGACAGCGTCGTGGCCCGGGCCAAGGAGAACGGCGCCATCGACGACCCGGTCGTGCGCGACCGGCTCGCCGCCCTCAAGGCCGAGCTCGCCGTGATCCGCAGCTACGCCCTGCGGGCGCTGGCGCTGGTCGACGGTGGCCAGGACTCCGCCGCCGGCGGGGGCGCGGGCTCGATCTTCAAGCTCGCCTGGGCCCGCTGGCACCGGACGCTGGGTGAGGTGGCGATGGACGTCGCCGGGTGCGAGGGCATGCTCGCGCGCGAGTCCGCGACGCCGTACGACCTCGACGACCACCAGCGACTTTTCCTCTTCTCCCGCGCCGACACGATCTACGGCGGCAGCGACGAGATCCAGCGCAACATCCTCGCCGAGCGGGTGCTCGGCCTACCGAAGGAGCCTCGCGGATGA